Genomic segment of Tachysurus fulvidraco isolate hzauxx_2018 chromosome 22, HZAU_PFXX_2.0, whole genome shotgun sequence:
ATCGATCGACTTTGACGTCCGGATATCACAGTATTCATATGGTGAATATCTGCCTGATCaatattgtattaaaataatgtaaaaaaaaaaaaaaaaattaaaaaaaaaaaaactgaagcaaAGCCAAATTCACATCTATAATAATTCACTTCGCTTCTactgatatttttaaacatgcCACGGTGACGACGACGTCGCGTTCTTGGAATTTTGCGCTATTTCTTTAAACCAGATCGTCCAAATTCATccaaagaataaaacatgatgacGTTCGAGGAAAATAAGAAATCATGACACCAGCTCTGACACCggagattaaaaataaagctcGATAAACACTCGGAAAATCTTTAGAGAAAATGTCACCATAgcaacaattacacacatttataatatgTCGAAATGGAGCATCTaccatacaagtccctgtggaagtcgttgctatagcaacaatgACACGTTAGAAAACAAGGGCATTAATGaaatgatcatttttaaaaagctggAACTTTTCAGAGTTGGAATTTAATCGATAGGAATGGCCCATAGGTTTATTCAGgaattacactcacacacacacacacacacacacacacacacacacacacacacacacacacacacacacacacacacacacacacacacacacacacacacacacggtttaatgcagacagggagagaaagtCACAGAGCCACGTGTGCCAATCTGAACTGTATTTTTTGAAACTTATTTATTACTCAGctgctgtaaatataatttttccTACAGAAATAGTTTTGTTGTATATTTTCACAATTTAtcttctcatatatatatatatatatatatatatatatatatatatatatatatatatatatatatatatatatatatataatcgtATCATTTTGGTTTTCTTATGTTCAtttctcttcttgtttttcttgatttgttttttttttttgttttgttttttctggtcTGGctgaattttaataaataagtttGTACAATTTTGTACAAAGCGATGTACTTGACATACTACTTTATATTTCTGTGAATAAAAAGGTAGTGAACAACCTGCTAACAAATGACCTTGGCATCTGTTTTCTTTAAATGGAGGGAGGGACGATGAGCTCCAGCAGCTGGAGACCACATCAAGCACCACTTCATGGAAAGCTGAGGCTGTTTTGAAAGGAAAGTGATATCTACCCagtagtgttcctaataaagtgcctACTGAGTGTAATATACAATTTGGGATGATGTATTCTCCTCTCACGTCATTTAGTGAACATGTAAAGAATTACAGAAGCCCagaattaaacacattttatcaGGACACCGTGCGTGTTGCTACAGAAGTCCTAAAAGGCCATGCATTACTATATATATTTGTTCTATCTTGTTTTGTCGTGATAACGACTTCGTTTTCTCGTGATCATTAGAACGTGTTCTAGATGCAGTAAAAGCGCAGTAATGAAACGAATACAAACAACTGACAGTATTTATGAGGATACAGGCTTAACGTTTTAATAATCCATTACATATTAACAAAGTCAatggcaagtcgtggcctaatggttagagagtctgactagtaatcctaaggttgtgggttcgagtctcgggccagccacgactgaggttcccttgagcaaggcactgaaacccccaactgctccccgggcgccgcagcataaatggctgcccactgctccgggtgtgtgtgtgttcactgctgtgtgtgtgtgtgtgtgtgtgtgtgtgcactttggatgggtcaaatgcagagaacgaattctgagcaTGGATCACCGTACATGGGTCACATCACGTCACGTCAAAGGGGTTCCTGAAGAGATCAcgacaaaacaagaaagaaaatatcTATAATAACGTATGGACTCTTAGTTTCAAATCTCAACCATCAtgactttgtgttttatttatttatttgacttttttttttcaccgttATGCATCAAATCTAAGGTTAAACAGATataacagatagacagataaacagatagaaaATGTGTTATTTCAAACAATCATTTCATGCATGTTCTGCATGGTTGAATGAAGCCATAAATGACATGTCATTGTTTAAGAAGTAAAGCATTTTGTGACCgtttgctgtggtgtaagaggaataaagcgcCGTAGGTAACTGTGATTGCACccaaattatgtttttattcctcttataaaaCAGAGATTTCCAACAATGGTTGTTGTTAAATTGTTGAGCTAACAATTGCTCTGATCTCACCAATAGATTACACATTAGCACTCTTGTTCTTTGTATTCGCtgttttgtgtatctgtgtcctGTCCTCGTCTCACACTGTCACGTAGTTGCAAGCAGCACAGCAGAATATCTTCTTTACTACGACGTTAAACTTTAAGATTTCAGCATATTATTACTGGCTAAATTTAAGAAGTTGGTGTTTCATGAAACGTCAACTTAGAcagatgaataataaaaactacAAGAAAATGGACGCTATTACAAAACTGCACTACAGAACTCtgtttactaaaactgccagacacaggaacagtttcttaccccagacaatcaccctgattaacaccatactcaccataattatattccctgcttcatatctataagtgctgcattatcaggaccGTCAGTCATCACGTCATCCGTATACGTTATACActctactgctgctgtatattgtacaatattgttatttacactccGATGCACTTCTTACAcattatgtacataactgatcagtcatatattcattcattcattttctaccgcttatccgaactacctcgggtcacaggggagattgtgcctatctcaggcgtcatcgggcatcgagtcaggatacaccctggacggagtgccaaaccatcacatggcacacacacacacactctcattcactcacatacacactacggacaattttccagagatgccaatcaacctaccatgcatgtctttggaccgggggaggaaaccggagtactcggaggaaacccccgaggcacggggagaacatgcaaactccacacacacaaggcggaggcgggaatcgaacccccaaaccctggaggtgtgaggcaaacgtgctaaccactaagccaccgtgccccccagtcATATAttatgtattcatatttaatactcacactttctatattgtattttatcatCTGTTTTGTCtcgtcttgtcttgtatagtatagtgaagggcacagtggcttagtggtttatgtctatattgtcttgtatagtatagtgtttttttttgtctgtacttttaagagtcacaaacagctggatccaaattccttgtgtgtgaacacactttgccaataaacctgattctgattcacataaatgtaataaagtgtgtgatGCCAGTGTTCGTGaagaattaaaattaaatggaGCTTCACAAACTTAACACAAATTTATTCACCGGACCTTTTATTCATCACCATGAATTATTCTTCCCGTGCAAGTCATGAGGTAACATTTGGTGTCATATTCTAATAAATCAGAGCTGTTTATTATAAGAAATCTATTCAGATGTGAAGATCTTTAGAAATGGCACATCAAATTCCAGggatacaaataaataacacagatTAACATTTCATACTGTGCTTCAATGaccaaaacacaaaactgtCAGAAACACCAGTACAAACAGATCCTGCGGTTTAATCAGCTGTTAAAATTTCCCCAACCCAAGAAACTTTAAAACAAGATAAACGAGTCAAAACCAAAAAGTGTTGTTAAACAAGCAATATTTAACAAgcaatgaaaatgaacaaactgAATTGAACACGCTTCATGTCGATATTGTGGGTGGAGCTTCACGGATGTGGGCGTGTCTAAGAGTAATCTTACTTGATGTACTGTTAATACACGTGTAATAAGGTCACATTTATATATAGGcagataataatataataactattgcacatttaaagtcatttaacagcaagcctagtggttaaggtgttcagctaccaatcagaaggatgtgagttcgaatcccaggtacaccaggctgccaatgttgggctcctgaacaaggcccttatgGGTATAAAGGTGTTtgctaaatgctgtgaatgtaaatcaCGAGCAcaggtatatatataaatgctatGTGCAAGATATTATGATTTCAGTCTGGATAGAAGAACAATCCCTAAAACCAGAAGTGTACCGACAGCCAATTCGGtccatttttccattttaattgCCATTAAGTTCTTTTTTTGTGCttcttttctttgctctctCCATCGGCGCAGGTTCTGTTCTCTCTCCAGCTGCTCGCCGTAATGCGCACGATAAAAAGCGTCGAAGTCGAACATGGGTTTTGTTCCTGCGCCCCGGACAGACCGAGAGAAccgctgatgatgatgatgatgatggtgatgatgatgatggtggtgctCGGGATGTTCCTGGTCTTTACGAGAAGGTCTCACGGCGCTTTGGAGGTCTGACAAGCTCAGGACACCGCGATCATACTTCCTCCTGAGGCTGATGCTGCCCAGGACCGTGTAGGCTTCACTGATCTCGGAGAACCGGCGCACGGCCTCGTGGCTGCCCGCGTTCCGGTCCGGATGGTAAAGGAAGCTCTGGCGATAGTAAGCTGTTTTAATCTGCGCCTGCGTGGCGTTCGGGGAAACACGCAAAACGTCATAATACGCCGTAGTAGACGTGTGAAGTgaagagctgctgctgctgttggtgttgctgcTGTGAGACCTGGTGATGATCAGAGCAACAGGAGGATGTAAATGTGTCTCAGAGACACGACACAAATCTCTCCGTGTCCTAAAACACGCCCTGAAAACCGACACACGACGGCGGCTAGTTATCGTGATCCAGCTCTTTGTATTCAAACGACAAAGTTTGTATAAACCGACTCTGCTGAGCGCCGCCATTACGGTACACAGTGTCAACATCCGCTAGCTAAAcggtcagccaatcagagcaagGTTAGACCAAAAGTAGTTCCgaatacttttattttgaaatccctctaactgtatttattttctttaaaaaaaaagaaaaaaaaagcataaaagcataaaaatatttatattgtcgAAGTTATTCCGTggaagttttacatttttttgaatCTCGAATACACAAACTGCTATTATGACCaatgcactttaaaaaaaaccccaacttTCTACCTATACAAGTTATAAACAAGTTTATAAGTTAATTAATAATGGCCTTATAAATGCATTACAAtaatacattaaacacacacacttcatttcaaGCTTCGTTTGTATACACAGTGCTCtcaagtgtcatgcattgagcgtgacagtcactcattttgaTCCTTTGTCACACTCACTGACATCACCTGCTTAGCACAAGTGGTCTaagccagtggttctcaaactgggggccctgagatggtgccagggggcccctgGTTCACTgtcaacacctgctcagaataAGTAGTCTAGGCTAGTGGTTCTCAAAcctggggccctgagatggtgccggggggccccggttcactgacaacacctgctcagaataagtagtctaggccagtggttctcaaacctggggccctgagatggtgccggGGGCCCAcggctttatgacattttataaaataatgaatttatcataaattctgtgtcattaaatctcagaaaaataaaactactaaccaacagcactacattgtataatttaatatgttttgtttaattcaaataagtttcagaatgttttatgtcataaattttcTTTTGGGGGGTTCAAGTAGGGACGCACTGTATGCAAGAGGGGCCGCACGCCGaaaaagtttgagaaccactggtctAAGCCTAGTCATAGTTTCGTTATCACATGATGACTGACCTTTTGTCTcattaaacatctctctccaaataggcataataattttattagcacTTAATAAGTTAAAATTTATTGCATCATcgatggggggcacggtggcttagtggttagcacatttgcctcacacctccagggttgggggttcgattcccacctctgccttgtgtgtgtggagtttgcatgttctccccgtgcctcgggggtttcctccgggtactccggtttcctcccccggtccaaagacatgcatggtaggttgattggcatctctggaaaattgtccgtagtgtgtgagtgtgtgtgtgaatgagagtgtgtgtgtgccctgtgatgggttggcactccgtccagggtgtatcctgcctcgatgcccgatgacgcctcagataggcacaggctccccgtgacccgagaagttcagataagcggtagaaaatgaatgaatgaatgaatgaatgaatgaatgaatgaatgaatgaacaatttaAATCCCACCAAAGCTTGTTTTAAAGGACatgtttttgtaatgtttttaaaactttgtccttattttattcagaacaaACGTTTGTTTTtctatgtaataaaataaacaatctaTACCTCAGGTGtttccatctgttttttttatcctttcacCTTTCTCATAGtgtatgattaaataaatagaacgAATGTCGAACTAAAAATAactagcttttatttttattttaacgcCTGTCTCTTTAAGACGGTTTGTTGTCGTCGCTGAAAAGTGACGTCATCTTGGGCGACCCTGtaaatacatgtgtatatattgttCTTGCTTGGTTTAGTGTTGTATAATCATAGACATCTCGTTGGTTTATAGATTTTTTCTGCATTTAGACTGATACTGTAATTCACAGATATAACAAACATGGCTGCTAGTTGTCGCAGGCCCGAGCACATGGCTCCTCCTGAGATGGTGAGTAATCAGAATGGAGCTGGAACCCAAAACAGCTCCATGTTGGATCTTAttcatgttttgtttagatGCCTTTTATTTTAGACAGGATGAAGTGAACCTGTGTGAGGGATAAGAACGCATTTGGGATTCAGCCTTGTGTCAGTAGTAAATAAGCTACCCAAGAATTTTAAATACTAgcttaaaaatctaaaataaaatgatatcaaataatgtaaaagaagctaaaataatctaaaatacaATATCAAATAATATCAaatcaaaataatgtaaaataatctaaaatataaaataatctaaaataaaataatgtaaaatatcaaatcaaataatatcaaataatgtaaaataaaatattaaataatatcaaaCAAATAGtcaaataatgttaaataatctaaaatatcaaataatctaaaaaaatgatgtaaaacaatctaaaataaaataacaaataatctaCAAtaatgggaatcgaacccccaaccctggaggtgtgaggcgaacgtgctaaccactaagccaccgtgccccccccgaCATTCAGGACCAATCTTAGGAAAATACACACACGTTTAtattagagag
This window contains:
- the LOC113640240 gene encoding dnaJ homolog subfamily C member 30, mitochondrial, whose protein sequence is MLTLCTVMAALSRVGLYKLCRLNTKSWITITSRRRVSVFRACFRTRRDLCRVSETHLHPPVALIITRSHSSNTNSSSSSSLHTSTTAYYDVLRVSPNATQAQIKTAYYRQSFLYHPDRNAGSHEAVRRFSEISEAYTVLGSISLRRKYDRGVLSLSDLQSAVRPSRKDQEHPEHHHHHHHHHHHHHQRFSRSVRGAGTKPMFDFDAFYRAHYGEQLEREQNLRRWREQRKEAQKKNLMAIKMEKWTELAVGTLLVLGIVLLSRLKS